A genomic stretch from Rhodomicrobium vannielii ATCC 17100 includes:
- a CDS encoding YcjF family protein, producing the protein MTGEPKGRTPAAFNLDDPRLSADVPLRDEAPAYKPEAQKVSPAAASRAGEPGPDKPGAAPPPGAQPNAKPRAAGPQPNATAPALAPSDQPSGTTAEPPEKAISRTRKWGGLFLSAVGGLVVLAMLIWVQDTFLSLLGRHDWIGWAATILLAVAVFSFAMILGREIAGLARLSAMTNVRKRADSALMVEDTKQARVAAGEIRAIFAERRELADGIARLKKHERDIMDAKQVLGLTERELLVPLDKLARVTIGSSGRRVLTVTTLSPAAIISVGFVAYENFRMLRNLASIYGGRPGIFAILKLMRLIAGHLALTGGIAFTDDILSQVLGHGLTARVSKRLGEGLINGGFTMRIGLAAVEVLRPLPYVEAKQPRFREFVSEFLKVGHRFAGEITPEGKERGRG; encoded by the coding sequence ATGACCGGCGAACCGAAAGGCCGCACACCCGCGGCGTTCAATCTCGACGACCCAAGGCTCTCGGCGGACGTGCCTCTGAGGGATGAGGCGCCCGCGTACAAGCCGGAGGCGCAGAAGGTGTCGCCAGCCGCCGCGTCGCGCGCCGGAGAACCCGGCCCCGACAAGCCCGGCGCCGCCCCACCGCCCGGCGCGCAGCCGAACGCGAAACCGCGCGCTGCCGGGCCTCAGCCAAATGCGACGGCTCCTGCGCTCGCGCCTTCGGACCAGCCTTCCGGGACAACGGCAGAACCTCCAGAGAAAGCGATCTCGCGCACGCGGAAATGGGGCGGCCTCTTCCTCTCGGCGGTCGGCGGCCTCGTCGTGCTCGCAATGCTCATCTGGGTGCAGGACACGTTCCTGTCGCTCCTCGGCCGCCACGACTGGATTGGCTGGGCCGCGACGATCCTGCTTGCTGTCGCCGTCTTCTCCTTCGCGATGATCCTCGGGCGGGAAATCGCTGGCCTCGCCCGGCTTTCGGCCATGACGAATGTGCGCAAACGCGCCGACTCAGCGCTCATGGTCGAGGACACGAAACAGGCCCGCGTCGCGGCGGGTGAAATCCGCGCCATCTTCGCCGAGAGGCGCGAACTCGCGGACGGTATCGCGCGGCTCAAGAAACACGAGCGCGACATCATGGATGCGAAGCAGGTGCTGGGCCTGACGGAGCGCGAGCTGCTCGTGCCGCTCGACAAGCTCGCGCGCGTGACCATCGGCTCATCCGGCCGCCGGGTGCTGACGGTGACGACGCTCTCGCCCGCCGCCATCATCTCGGTCGGCTTCGTCGCCTATGAAAACTTCCGCATGCTCCGAAACCTCGCCTCGATCTATGGCGGCAGGCCCGGCATCTTCGCCATCCTGAAACTGATGCGGCTTATCGCGGGACATCTCGCGCTCACGGGCGGCATCGCGTTCACCGACGACATCCTGTCTCAGGTGCTCGGCCATGGGCTGACCGCGCGCGTTTCAAAGCGTCTCGGCGAAGGGCTTATCAACGGCGGCTTCACCATGCGCATCGGTCTCGCGGCGGTGGAAGTGCTGCGGCCGCTGCCCTATGTGGAGGCAAAGCAGCCGCGCTTCCGTGAGTTTGTGTCCGAGTTTCTGAAGGTCGGGCACCGCTTCGCCGGAGAGATCACACCGGA